A portion of the Lathamus discolor isolate bLatDis1 chromosome 5, bLatDis1.hap1, whole genome shotgun sequence genome contains these proteins:
- the DNAJC27 gene encoding dnaJ homolog subfamily C member 27 isoform X3, giving the protein MILQNRSCIIKRYCEKRFVSKYLATIGIDYGVTKVQVRDREIKVNIFDMAGHPFFYEVRNEFYKDTQGVILVYDVGQKESFDALDTWLAEMKQELGPHGNMENIVFVVCANKIDSTKHRSVDESEGRLWAESRGFLYFETSAQTGEGINEMFQTFYSAIIDLCDNGGKRPPSSMGVGFTKEQADAIRRIRNSKDSWDMLGVKPGATRDEVNKAYRKLAVLLHPDKCVAPGSEDAFKAVVNARTALLKNIK; this is encoded by the exons ATGATCTTGCAGAACAGA agCTGCATTATAAAGCGTTACTGTGAGAAGAGGTTCGTTTCCAAATACCTGGCAACTATCGGCATTGACTATGGCGTCACAAA AGTGCAGGTCAGAGACAGAGAGATCAAGGTGAACATCTTTGACATGGCGGGACACCCGTTCTTCTATGAG GTGAGGAATGAGTTTTACAAGGACACACAGGGAGTCATCCTGGTCTACGACGTTGGACAAAAGGAGTCTTTTGATGCACTGGACACGTGGCTGGCTGAGAtgaagcaggagctgggcccCCATGGAAACATGGAGAACATTGTCTTCGTTGTCTGTGCGAACAAG ATTGACAGTACCAAGCACCGCAGCGTGGATGAGAGCGAGGGGCGGCTCTGGGCGGAGAGCCGGGGCTTTCTGTACTTTGAGACATCGGCACAAACAGGAGAGGGAATCAATGAGATGTTTCAG ACTTTTTACTCTGCCATCATCGACCTGTGTGACAACGGCGGGAAGCGCCCTCCTTCCAGCATGGGGGTTGGCTTCACCAAAGAGCAGGCAGATGCCATCCGCAGGATCCGCAACAGCAAGGACAGCTGGGACATGCTGGGGGTCAAACCTGGAGCCACGAG GGATGAAGTGAACAAAGCCTATCGGaagctggctgtgctgctccaTCCTGATAAGTGTGTGGCTCCTGGCAGTGAGGACGCCTTCAAAGCGGTGGTGAATGCCCGGACTGCTCTTCTCAAGAACATCAAGTAG
- the DNAJC27 gene encoding dnaJ homolog subfamily C member 27 isoform X2: METNPPKRKEPRKSLRVKVISMGNAESCIIKRYCEKRFVSKYLATIGIDYGVTKVQVRDREIKVNIFDMAGHPFFYEVRNEFYKDTQGVILVYDVGQKESFDALDTWLAEMKQELGPHGNMENIVFVVCANKIDSTKHRSVDESEGRLWAESRGFLYFETSAQTGEGINEMFQTFYSAIIDLCDNGGKRPPSSMGVGFTKEQADAIRRIRNSKDSWDMLGVKPGATRDEVNKAYRKLAVLLHPDKCVAPGSEDAFKAVVNARTALLKNIK, from the exons ATGGAAACGAATCCGCCCAAGCGGAAGGAACCGCGCAAGTCGCTGCGGGTTAAAGTCATCTCCATGGGCAACGCGGAG agCTGCATTATAAAGCGTTACTGTGAGAAGAGGTTCGTTTCCAAATACCTGGCAACTATCGGCATTGACTATGGCGTCACAAA AGTGCAGGTCAGAGACAGAGAGATCAAGGTGAACATCTTTGACATGGCGGGACACCCGTTCTTCTATGAG GTGAGGAATGAGTTTTACAAGGACACACAGGGAGTCATCCTGGTCTACGACGTTGGACAAAAGGAGTCTTTTGATGCACTGGACACGTGGCTGGCTGAGAtgaagcaggagctgggcccCCATGGAAACATGGAGAACATTGTCTTCGTTGTCTGTGCGAACAAG ATTGACAGTACCAAGCACCGCAGCGTGGATGAGAGCGAGGGGCGGCTCTGGGCGGAGAGCCGGGGCTTTCTGTACTTTGAGACATCGGCACAAACAGGAGAGGGAATCAATGAGATGTTTCAG ACTTTTTACTCTGCCATCATCGACCTGTGTGACAACGGCGGGAAGCGCCCTCCTTCCAGCATGGGGGTTGGCTTCACCAAAGAGCAGGCAGATGCCATCCGCAGGATCCGCAACAGCAAGGACAGCTGGGACATGCTGGGGGTCAAACCTGGAGCCACGAG GGATGAAGTGAACAAAGCCTATCGGaagctggctgtgctgctccaTCCTGATAAGTGTGTGGCTCCTGGCAGTGAGGACGCCTTCAAAGCGGTGGTGAATGCCCGGACTGCTCTTCTCAAGAACATCAAGTAG
- the DNAJC27 gene encoding dnaJ homolog subfamily C member 27 isoform X1 gives METNPPKRKEPRKSLRVKVISMGNAEVGKSCIIKRYCEKRFVSKYLATIGIDYGVTKVQVRDREIKVNIFDMAGHPFFYEVRNEFYKDTQGVILVYDVGQKESFDALDTWLAEMKQELGPHGNMENIVFVVCANKIDSTKHRSVDESEGRLWAESRGFLYFETSAQTGEGINEMFQTFYSAIIDLCDNGGKRPPSSMGVGFTKEQADAIRRIRNSKDSWDMLGVKPGATRDEVNKAYRKLAVLLHPDKCVAPGSEDAFKAVVNARTALLKNIK, from the exons ATGGAAACGAATCCGCCCAAGCGGAAGGAACCGCGCAAGTCGCTGCGGGTTAAAGTCATCTCCATGGGCAACGCGGAGGTGGGCAAG agCTGCATTATAAAGCGTTACTGTGAGAAGAGGTTCGTTTCCAAATACCTGGCAACTATCGGCATTGACTATGGCGTCACAAA AGTGCAGGTCAGAGACAGAGAGATCAAGGTGAACATCTTTGACATGGCGGGACACCCGTTCTTCTATGAG GTGAGGAATGAGTTTTACAAGGACACACAGGGAGTCATCCTGGTCTACGACGTTGGACAAAAGGAGTCTTTTGATGCACTGGACACGTGGCTGGCTGAGAtgaagcaggagctgggcccCCATGGAAACATGGAGAACATTGTCTTCGTTGTCTGTGCGAACAAG ATTGACAGTACCAAGCACCGCAGCGTGGATGAGAGCGAGGGGCGGCTCTGGGCGGAGAGCCGGGGCTTTCTGTACTTTGAGACATCGGCACAAACAGGAGAGGGAATCAATGAGATGTTTCAG ACTTTTTACTCTGCCATCATCGACCTGTGTGACAACGGCGGGAAGCGCCCTCCTTCCAGCATGGGGGTTGGCTTCACCAAAGAGCAGGCAGATGCCATCCGCAGGATCCGCAACAGCAAGGACAGCTGGGACATGCTGGGGGTCAAACCTGGAGCCACGAG GGATGAAGTGAACAAAGCCTATCGGaagctggctgtgctgctccaTCCTGATAAGTGTGTGGCTCCTGGCAGTGAGGACGCCTTCAAAGCGGTGGTGAATGCCCGGACTGCTCTTCTCAAGAACATCAAGTAG